Proteins encoded by one window of Enterobacter hormaechei subsp. xiangfangensis:
- a CDS encoding YoaH family protein: MFAGLPSLSHDQQQKAVERIQELMSQGMSSGQAISQVAEELRATHTGERIVARFEDEDEE, translated from the coding sequence ATGTTTGCAGGTTTACCTTCTCTCAGCCATGACCAACAGCAGAAAGCCGTTGAACGTATTCAGGAGCTGATGTCCCAGGGGATGAGCAGCGGACAGGCAATTTCCCAGGTCGCGGAAGAACTTCGCGCCACCCATACCGGCGAGCGGATCGTGGCGCGCTTTGAGGATGAAGAT
- the sdaA gene encoding L-serine ammonia-lyase: MISIFDMFKVGIGPSSSHTVGPMKAGKQFVDDLVEKGLLESVTRVAVDVYGSLSLTGKGHHTDIAIIMGLAGNMPDTVDIDAIPAFIRDVETRGRLLLANGQHEVDFPQDDGMRFRSDNLPLHENGMTIHAWSGEKEIYSKTYYSIGGGFIVDEEHFGKESAGDVNVPYPFKSATEMLGYCKETGLSLSGMVMQNELALHSKKEIEDYFANVWQTMRACIDRGMNTEGVLPGPLRVPRRASALRRMLVTTDKFSNDPMNVVDWVNMFALAVNEENAAGGRVVTAPTNGACGIVPAVLAYYDHFIEPVTPDIYIRYFLAAGAIGALYKMNASISGAEVGCQGEVGVACSMAAAGLAELLGASPEQVCVAAEIGMEHNLGLTCDPVAGQVQVPCIERNAIASVKAINASRMAMRRTSEPRVSLDKVIETMYETGKDMNAKYRETSRGGLAIKVQCD; encoded by the coding sequence GTGATTAGTATATTCGACATGTTCAAAGTGGGGATTGGTCCTTCCTCTTCCCACACTGTAGGGCCGATGAAGGCCGGTAAACAGTTCGTCGATGATCTGGTCGAAAAAGGATTACTGGAAAGCGTTACCCGTGTCGCCGTAGACGTTTACGGTTCACTGTCATTAACGGGTAAAGGCCACCACACCGATATCGCCATTATTATGGGTCTGGCAGGCAATATGCCGGACACTGTTGATATTGATGCCATTCCGGCATTTATCCGCGACGTGGAAACGCGCGGACGCTTACTGCTGGCTAACGGTCAGCACGAAGTGGACTTCCCGCAGGATGACGGGATGCGTTTTCGTAGCGACAACCTGCCGCTGCATGAAAACGGCATGACCATCCACGCCTGGAGCGGCGAAAAAGAGATCTACAGTAAAACCTACTACTCCATCGGCGGCGGCTTTATCGTTGACGAAGAACACTTTGGTAAAGAGAGCGCGGGCGACGTCAATGTGCCCTATCCGTTTAAATCGGCCACCGAGATGCTGGGCTACTGCAAAGAGACCGGTCTGTCCCTGTCCGGCATGGTGATGCAGAACGAACTGGCGCTGCACAGCAAGAAAGAGATCGAAGACTATTTTGCTAACGTGTGGCAAACCATGCGCGCCTGTATTGACCGCGGGATGAACACCGAGGGTGTTCTGCCTGGGCCTCTGCGCGTACCGCGTCGTGCCTCTGCGCTGCGCCGCATGCTGGTCACCACCGACAAGTTCTCCAATGACCCAATGAACGTGGTCGACTGGGTGAACATGTTTGCCCTCGCGGTTAACGAAGAGAACGCAGCGGGTGGTCGCGTGGTGACGGCGCCGACCAACGGCGCGTGCGGTATCGTTCCGGCGGTGCTGGCCTATTACGATCACTTTATTGAGCCCGTGACACCGGATATCTATATCCGTTATTTCCTCGCGGCAGGCGCTATCGGCGCGCTGTACAAAATGAATGCGTCCATCTCTGGTGCCGAAGTAGGCTGTCAGGGTGAAGTGGGCGTGGCCTGCTCTATGGCGGCAGCGGGTCTGGCGGAACTGTTGGGCGCCAGCCCTGAGCAGGTGTGCGTGGCGGCGGAAATCGGTATGGAGCACAACCTCGGTCTGACCTGTGACCCGGTTGCCGGTCAGGTGCAGGTGCCGTGCATTGAGCGTAACGCCATCGCCTCCGTCAAAGCGATCAACGCCTCGCGTATGGCGATGCGCCGTACCAGCGAGCCACGCGTGTCGCTGGATAAGGTTATTGAAACCATGTACGAAACCGGCAAGGACATGAACGCGAAGTACCGTGAGACCTCGCGCGGCGGTCTGGCCATTAAGGTGCAGTGCGACTAA
- the pabB gene encoding aminodeoxychorismate synthase component 1: MNMRFPTVMTLPWRADAAEFWFARLSHLPFAMLLHSGHADHPYSRFDILVADPVKTLTTDALSPTDDPLMRLQNEIDALGLTATPDPDLPFQGGALGLFGYDLGRRFEKLPEHAQADISLPDMAVGLYDWALIVDHRKQTVSLLSHRDVQARLAWLEAQRPAAPEHFMLTSGWRSNMSAEEYAEKFSRVQAYLHSGDCYQVNLAQRFQAEYKGDEWQAFTRLNASNKAPFSAFLRFEHGAILSLSPERFIHLADGMIQTRPIKGTLPRLANADADRQQAETLAASPKDRAENLMIVDLMRNDIGRVAEPGSVRVPELFVVEPFPAVHHLVSTITARLPASRTACDLLRAAFPGGSITGAPKVRAMEIIDELEPHRRNAWCGSIGYVSLCGTMDTSITIRTLTACDGNLYCSAGGGIVADSQVEAEYQETFDKVNRILKQLENLR; encoded by the coding sequence ATGAACATGCGCTTCCCCACTGTTATGACCTTGCCCTGGCGTGCTGACGCCGCGGAGTTCTGGTTTGCCCGTCTGAGCCACCTTCCTTTTGCCATGCTGCTGCACTCCGGCCATGCGGATCACCCCTACAGCCGCTTTGATATTCTGGTGGCCGACCCGGTTAAAACGCTGACGACCGATGCGCTGTCGCCAACGGACGATCCGCTGATGCGGCTTCAGAACGAGATCGATGCTCTGGGCTTAACTGCCACACCTGATCCGGATCTGCCTTTCCAGGGGGGCGCGCTGGGCCTGTTTGGTTACGATCTGGGTCGCCGTTTCGAAAAGCTGCCCGAGCATGCGCAGGCGGATATTTCCCTGCCGGATATGGCGGTGGGGCTGTATGACTGGGCGCTGATCGTGGATCACCGTAAGCAGACGGTTTCTCTGCTGAGCCACCGGGACGTACAGGCGCGTCTGGCCTGGCTTGAGGCGCAACGGCCCGCCGCCCCGGAACACTTTATGCTGACCTCCGGCTGGCGCTCGAACATGAGCGCGGAGGAATACGCGGAAAAATTCTCCCGTGTGCAGGCGTATCTTCACAGTGGCGACTGTTATCAGGTCAACCTTGCCCAGCGTTTCCAGGCGGAGTACAAGGGAGACGAATGGCAGGCGTTTACCCGCCTCAATGCCAGCAATAAGGCCCCGTTCAGTGCATTTTTACGCTTTGAACACGGCGCCATACTCAGCCTTTCGCCTGAGCGTTTTATCCACCTGGCTGACGGTATGATTCAGACCCGCCCAATAAAGGGCACACTGCCGCGCCTTGCCAACGCCGACGCCGACCGCCAGCAGGCGGAGACGCTGGCGGCCTCTCCCAAAGATCGTGCTGAAAACCTGATGATTGTCGATCTGATGCGCAATGATATTGGTCGCGTCGCCGAGCCGGGCAGCGTGCGCGTGCCGGAGCTGTTCGTCGTGGAGCCATTCCCGGCGGTGCATCATCTGGTCAGCACCATCACCGCACGCCTGCCGGCCTCGCGAACCGCCTGCGATCTGCTCCGCGCCGCGTTTCCGGGCGGCTCCATCACCGGCGCGCCGAAGGTCCGGGCGATGGAGATCATCGACGAACTGGAACCACATCGCCGCAACGCCTGGTGCGGCAGCATCGGCTATGTGAGTCTGTGCGGCACCATGGATACCAGCATCACTATTCGCACCCTGACGGCGTGCGACGGTAACCTGTACTGTTCCGCAGGCGGTGGCATTGTGGCCGATAGCCAGGTCGAGGCGGAATATCAGGAAACCTTTGATAAAGTGAATCGTATCCTGAAACAACTGGAGAATTTACGGTGA
- a CDS encoding EAL domain-containing protein — translation MQTAQTIIKDYRRKRVIVCVTVALVTLVLTLGIRFISQRNINQDRIHDFTHHTVRALDKVLLSLEAQRETLLSLVGIPCSEANLILRKQAAILQTVRSIALIQDGILYCSSVFGSRNVPVSEFVPELPVSESRLLLSTDRWLVKGSPVLIQWSPVAGDGNDGVMEVVNIDLITKMILEPQRPQITDVVLRVGDNFLRDGQQVTTTPTFDENASLLEQSSQHYPFSVTVSGPGPGEMALKNLPTQLPLALMLSLLMGYIAWLATARRISFTWEINMGIAAREFELFCQPLVNARTRECVGVEILLRWNNPRQGWISPDVFIPLAEEHNLIVPLTRYVISETVRQIGYFPASRDFHIGINVAASHFRRAALIQDLNRIWFNASPVQQLIVELTERDALLDVDYRIVRELHRKGVKLAIDDFGTGNSSLSWLEKLHPDVLKIDKSFTTAIGTDAVNSTVTDIIIALGQRLNIELVAEGVETEEQSRYLRRHSVHILQGYLYARPMPLREFPKWLAESHSPPARHNGHIVPLLPLR, via the coding sequence ATGCAAACTGCACAAACGATCATTAAAGACTATCGCCGAAAACGCGTTATCGTCTGTGTCACGGTTGCGCTCGTTACGCTCGTCCTGACGCTGGGCATTCGCTTTATTTCACAGCGCAACATAAATCAGGATCGGATCCACGACTTTACCCACCACACCGTGCGTGCGCTTGATAAGGTGCTTCTCTCGTTAGAGGCCCAGCGTGAAACGCTACTTTCACTGGTTGGCATACCCTGTTCCGAAGCAAATCTAATCCTGCGAAAACAGGCGGCGATCCTCCAGACCGTACGCTCCATCGCCCTCATTCAAGACGGAATACTGTATTGCTCAAGCGTCTTTGGCAGCCGTAATGTGCCCGTCAGTGAGTTTGTGCCGGAGCTTCCAGTCAGTGAATCCAGGCTGCTGCTGTCGACTGACCGGTGGCTGGTAAAAGGCAGCCCGGTACTGATTCAGTGGTCTCCCGTTGCGGGCGACGGCAACGACGGGGTGATGGAGGTGGTGAATATCGATCTCATCACTAAAATGATTCTCGAGCCGCAGCGGCCGCAGATCACCGACGTTGTCCTGAGAGTAGGAGATAACTTCCTCCGCGACGGGCAACAGGTGACGACTACGCCGACCTTCGATGAAAACGCCTCCCTGCTGGAACAGTCGTCACAACATTACCCTTTCAGCGTCACGGTGAGCGGCCCCGGGCCTGGCGAAATGGCGTTAAAAAATCTGCCTACCCAGCTGCCGCTGGCGTTGATGCTCAGCTTACTGATGGGCTATATCGCCTGGCTCGCCACGGCGCGGCGAATCAGTTTCACCTGGGAAATCAACATGGGAATTGCGGCCCGGGAGTTTGAACTCTTCTGCCAGCCGCTGGTGAATGCCCGCACCCGGGAATGCGTCGGCGTCGAGATCCTCCTGCGCTGGAACAACCCGCGTCAGGGATGGATTTCGCCCGATGTCTTTATCCCTCTGGCCGAAGAACATAACCTGATTGTTCCGCTTACCCGCTACGTCATCAGCGAAACGGTGCGGCAGATAGGCTATTTCCCTGCCTCGCGCGATTTCCATATCGGCATTAACGTGGCCGCCAGCCATTTTCGCCGCGCTGCGCTTATCCAGGATCTCAACCGCATCTGGTTTAACGCCAGCCCTGTTCAACAGTTGATCGTGGAGTTAACCGAACGCGATGCGTTGCTGGATGTGGATTACCGCATCGTGCGGGAGCTGCACCGCAAAGGGGTGAAACTTGCGATTGATGATTTTGGTACCGGCAACAGCTCACTTTCATGGCTAGAAAAACTGCATCCGGATGTGCTGAAAATTGATAAATCCTTCACCACCGCGATCGGCACCGACGCCGTGAACTCAACGGTAACAGATATTATTATTGCGCTTGGCCAGCGGCTGAATATTGAACTGGTTGCGGAAGGGGTGGAAACCGAGGAGCAGTCACGCTACCTGCGCCGTCACAGCGTACATATTTTGCAGGGGTACTTGTATGCGCGGCCAATGCCGCTGCGCGAGTTTCCGAAATGGCTGGCGGAAAGTCACTCTCCGCCAGCCCGTCACAACGGACACATCGTGCCCTTACTGCCGTTACGCTAG
- a CDS encoding CoA pyrophosphatase, with protein MKKDNLTLDDFLSRFQLLRPQVSRATLNQRQAAVLIPVVRREQPGLLLTQRSPHMRKHAGQVAFPGGAVDSTDASLIAAALREAHEEVAIPPETVEVIGVLPPVDSVTGFQVTPVVGIIPPDLQYHASVDEVSAVFEMPLEEALRLGRYHPLDIHRRGHDHRVWLSWYQHYFVWGMTAGIIRELALQIGLKP; from the coding sequence GTGAAGAAAGACAACCTGACGCTGGATGATTTTCTGTCGCGCTTTCAGCTTCTGCGGCCCCAGGTTAGCCGCGCCACGCTGAATCAACGTCAGGCGGCGGTGCTGATCCCGGTCGTGCGCCGTGAGCAGCCGGGTCTGTTGCTTACCCAGCGCTCACCGCATATGCGAAAACACGCCGGTCAGGTTGCGTTTCCGGGCGGCGCGGTGGACAGCACCGATGCATCCCTGATTGCCGCCGCACTGCGTGAAGCGCATGAGGAAGTGGCGATCCCCCCGGAGACAGTCGAGGTGATCGGCGTGCTGCCGCCAGTGGACAGCGTAACCGGTTTTCAGGTCACGCCGGTCGTTGGCATTATTCCGCCCGATCTTCAGTATCACGCCAGCGTCGATGAAGTTTCAGCGGTGTTCGAAATGCCGCTGGAAGAGGCCCTTCGTCTGGGCCGCTATCACCCACTGGATATTCACCGCCGCGGACACGATCATCGGGTCTGGCTGTCGTGGTATCAGCATTATTTTGTCTGGGGCATGACGGCAGGCATCATTCGTGAGCTGGCCCTGCAAATCGGCCTGAAGCCTTGA